In Sphingobacterium thalpophilum, a genomic segment contains:
- a CDS encoding endonuclease/exonuclease/phosphatase family protein: protein MNRKLILFLLILLGSVFHLHAQTIRILSFNIHHGNPPTEKESVVNLDTIAKIIKNSKADLVGLQEIDVNLGRSYFENQAKKLAELTGMHYIFSKGIDLDKGEYGTAILSKNPIERVEKHFLPSPVQSETRSLSVIEVTIHKRKILFANTHLDLKDKNKIEQAKFIIKRFKNEKLPTILVGDLNSEPNDPAITELSKIFTKSSIANGFTFPQDKPTTEIDYIMINTPSAAKFSNHRILNEQYASDHRPLYVEINIK from the coding sequence ATGAATCGTAAACTAATTCTATTTCTTTTAATACTGCTAGGCTCAGTATTTCATCTACATGCACAAACGATACGCATACTCTCCTTTAATATCCACCACGGAAACCCACCCACCGAAAAAGAATCAGTTGTCAACCTTGACACAATTGCCAAAATTATTAAAAATTCAAAAGCTGACCTCGTAGGTCTTCAGGAAATCGATGTCAATCTCGGTAGATCATACTTTGAAAATCAAGCCAAAAAATTAGCCGAATTAACAGGCATGCACTATATCTTTTCCAAAGGGATAGACCTGGATAAAGGTGAATATGGTACCGCCATCTTATCAAAAAATCCAATTGAACGTGTAGAGAAACACTTTCTACCTTCCCCTGTGCAAAGCGAAACACGTAGTTTATCTGTAATAGAAGTCACGATACACAAAAGGAAAATCTTATTTGCAAATACACACCTTGACCTGAAAGACAAAAACAAAATCGAACAGGCAAAATTCATCATCAAGCGTTTCAAAAACGAAAAGTTACCCACTATCCTTGTCGGTGATTTAAACTCAGAACCCAATGATCCAGCGATTACTGAACTTAGCAAAATATTCACAAAAAGCAGCATTGCTAACGGATTTACGTTTCCTCAAGATAAACCCACTACTGAAATCGACTATATCATGATCAATACACCATCTGCCGCAAAGTTCTCCAACCACCGTATTCTGAACGAACAATATGCTAGTGATCATCGTCCATTATATGTCGAGATAAATATTAAATAA
- a CDS encoding metallophosphoesterase → MNFNRRRFLEVLALAGITLPNISVAQEKEANEAEGEFSFLVPAYLQNQTETGVSIFTILSKEAFAWLEILDNAGNVHKKIYQSEDGMINANTDFFHFTIEDAPRSFRYRIKAKEIQKFDPYKIVYGQEIETAIFEAKLAKSNQEQIRCLVYNDVHEEKSSYRDLIPRQDISPYDFFVLNGDSFHYVTNQQDITEKLLKPIEFFATGKPFIMNRGNHETRGSFARNFKRYFGYPDNKYYQAFKRGPIFWIMLDSGEDKPDNHEVYAGTVDYDNYRKEQAQWLEKVLQSKERKRAQHTVVISHIPIFHSDDWHGTLNNRACFHPLFQKYKIDAMISGHTHQYGYYPAD, encoded by the coding sequence ATGAATTTTAACAGAAGAAGATTTTTAGAAGTCCTGGCGCTGGCTGGGATTACATTACCGAATATAAGCGTCGCGCAAGAAAAAGAAGCAAATGAGGCAGAAGGCGAGTTCAGTTTTCTCGTACCTGCCTATCTACAGAATCAAACGGAAACAGGCGTCAGTATTTTTACAATTTTGAGCAAAGAGGCTTTTGCTTGGCTCGAGATTCTCGATAACGCAGGAAATGTCCATAAAAAAATCTACCAATCCGAGGATGGGATGATCAATGCCAATACTGACTTTTTTCATTTTACAATTGAGGACGCGCCGCGCTCATTTCGCTATCGCATCAAGGCGAAGGAAATCCAAAAATTCGATCCTTATAAAATCGTATACGGTCAAGAAATAGAAACCGCTATTTTCGAGGCTAAATTAGCCAAGAGCAATCAAGAACAGATTCGATGTCTGGTCTATAACGATGTACATGAGGAAAAAAGCAGCTATCGTGACCTTATTCCGCGTCAGGATATTTCACCCTACGATTTCTTTGTACTGAATGGTGATTCATTTCATTATGTCACCAATCAGCAAGATATTACGGAGAAACTACTAAAGCCAATTGAATTTTTTGCGACAGGAAAACCATTCATTATGAATCGGGGAAACCATGAGACAAGGGGATCCTTCGCACGTAATTTCAAACGATATTTTGGTTATCCTGACAACAAGTATTACCAAGCCTTTAAAAGAGGTCCTATTTTTTGGATCATGCTGGACAGTGGCGAAGACAAGCCTGACAATCATGAGGTATACGCCGGAACAGTCGATTATGATAACTACAGAAAAGAACAGGCTCAATGGCTGGAAAAGGTTCTACAATCCAAGGAAAGAAAGCGTGCACAACATACTGTTGTTATTAGCCATATACCGATTTTTCATTCGGATGACTGGCATGGTACCTTGAATAACAGAGCATGTTTTCATCCCTTGTTTCAGAAATATAAAATTGATGCCATGATCTCTGGCCACACACATCAATATGGATACTATCCAGCAGATTAA
- the pruA gene encoding L-glutamate gamma-semialdehyde dehydrogenase — protein sequence MSKGFFTVPVPTNEPVYTYAVGTKERKLLKAAIDEARSKQIDIPMYIGGKEITTSKKVNLAPPHEHQHILGQYNQGDKSHVTDAINAALAAKKDWENLTWEDRAAIFLKAAELISGKYRYELNAATMLGQSKNPYQAEIDSACEIVDFLRFNVQYMSEIYKQQPPISGKGVWNRVEQRPLEGFVFALTPFNFTAIAGNLPSCVAMMGNVVVWKPSNTQIYSANVLMKIFREAGLPDGVINLVYVSGPDAGDVIFQHPDFAGIHFTGSTGVFQDIWKTIGNNIHRYKTYPRIVGETGGKDFIVVHPSADLKAANTALVRGAFEYQGQKCSAASRAYIPKSLWPALKESMTTDVKSFTIGGTEDFTNFFNAVIDEKSFDKLAKYIDRAKESNDAEIVVGGTYDKSKGYFIHPTIIEASKPDYETMVEELFGPVLTVYVYEDAKFEETLDIVDTTSIYALTGSIIAQDRYAINLATDKLRHAAGNFYVNDKCTGAVVGQQPFGGARGSGTNDKAGSMINLLRWVSPRTIKETFNPDTDYRYPFLEKGE from the coding sequence ATGTCTAAAGGATTTTTTACAGTTCCTGTTCCTACCAATGAACCGGTGTACACATACGCTGTCGGAACGAAAGAACGTAAATTGTTGAAAGCAGCAATTGATGAGGCACGTTCGAAACAAATCGATATCCCAATGTATATTGGCGGTAAAGAAATCACTACTTCTAAAAAAGTAAACCTAGCTCCTCCACATGAACACCAACATATTTTAGGTCAATACAATCAAGGCGATAAATCTCACGTAACAGATGCAATCAATGCAGCTTTAGCGGCCAAAAAGGATTGGGAAAACCTTACTTGGGAAGATCGTGCTGCGATATTCTTAAAAGCTGCTGAATTGATTTCGGGAAAATACCGTTATGAATTGAATGCTGCTACGATGTTGGGGCAATCGAAAAACCCATATCAGGCAGAAATTGATTCGGCATGTGAGATTGTGGATTTCTTGCGTTTCAATGTACAATACATGAGCGAAATCTATAAACAACAACCTCCTATATCAGGTAAAGGTGTTTGGAACCGTGTAGAACAACGTCCTCTTGAAGGTTTTGTATTTGCATTGACTCCATTCAATTTTACAGCTATTGCGGGTAATCTACCTTCCTGTGTTGCAATGATGGGGAATGTTGTGGTATGGAAACCATCCAATACCCAAATCTATTCAGCAAATGTATTGATGAAAATTTTCCGTGAAGCGGGTCTTCCCGATGGTGTAATCAACTTGGTGTATGTTTCAGGTCCTGACGCTGGTGATGTGATTTTCCAACACCCAGATTTCGCAGGTATCCACTTTACTGGTTCAACAGGAGTATTCCAGGATATCTGGAAGACGATCGGTAACAATATCCACCGTTATAAAACGTATCCACGTATTGTTGGTGAGACTGGTGGTAAGGATTTTATCGTTGTACACCCTTCGGCCGATTTGAAAGCTGCAAATACAGCTTTGGTTCGTGGTGCTTTCGAATACCAAGGTCAAAAATGTTCTGCTGCATCACGTGCATACATTCCTAAATCGTTGTGGCCTGCATTGAAAGAATCTATGACTACTGACGTAAAATCTTTTACAATCGGTGGAACAGAAGATTTTACAAACTTTTTCAATGCTGTAATTGATGAGAAGTCATTTGATAAATTAGCGAAGTATATCGACAGAGCTAAAGAATCTAATGACGCAGAAATTGTAGTTGGTGGTACATACGATAAATCTAAAGGATATTTCATTCATCCAACAATCATTGAGGCTTCAAAACCAGATTACGAGACAATGGTTGAGGAATTGTTTGGACCTGTCCTGACCGTATATGTTTACGAGGATGCTAAGTTTGAAGAAACCTTAGATATTGTTGATACAACATCTATTTATGCCTTGACTGGATCAATCATTGCGCAAGATCGGTATGCGATTAATTTAGCAACAGATAAATTGAGACATGCCGCTGGTAACTTCTACGTGAATGATAAGTGTACAGGTGCTGTCGTAGGTCAACAACCGTTTGGTGGTGCTAGAGGCTCGGGTACAAACGACAAAGCGGGATCAATGATCAATTTGCTTCGTTGGGTGTCTCCTCGTACAATCAAAGAGACATTTAATCCAGATACAGATTATCGATACCCTTTCTTGGAAAAGGGAGAATAA
- a CDS encoding superoxide dismutase translates to MAFELEALPYAADALEPHIDKTTMEIHHDRHHQAYVDNLNKAIAGTDAENLSLLDIIKNVSKYSAAVRNNGGGHYNHSLFWKVLGPNAGGVPTGELAEAINATFGSFDELKKQLQAAGATRFGSGWAWLIVGADGKLAVTSTPNQDNPLMDVAEVKGTPILGIDVWEHAYYLKFQNKRPAYLEEIFNVINWDAVAQNYAAAK, encoded by the coding sequence ATGGCATTTGAATTAGAAGCGTTACCATACGCAGCCGACGCATTGGAACCACATATTGACAAAACTACAATGGAAATCCACCATGACAGACACCATCAGGCATATGTGGATAACTTAAATAAAGCTATCGCAGGAACAGACGCAGAAAACTTATCCCTATTGGATATTATTAAAAATGTAAGTAAATACAGCGCAGCCGTACGTAATAATGGTGGTGGTCACTACAACCACTCTTTGTTTTGGAAGGTTTTAGGCCCAAATGCAGGTGGAGTTCCAACAGGTGAATTAGCTGAAGCAATCAATGCTACATTTGGTTCATTTGATGAGTTGAAAAAACAACTTCAAGCTGCTGGTGCCACTCGTTTTGGCTCAGGATGGGCTTGGTTAATTGTTGGTGCTGATGGTAAACTGGCCGTAACGTCTACACCAAACCAAGACAATCCATTGATGGATGTTGCTGAGGTAAAAGGTACGCCTATCTTAGGTATCGACGTTTGGGAGCATGCTTATTATTTGAAATTCCAAAATAAGCGTCCAGCGTATTTAGAGGAAATCTTTAATGTTATCAATTGGGATGCCGTAGCACAAAACTATGCTGCAGCTAAATAG
- a CDS encoding nucleoside deaminase — MTFIDFEGTQLIDSDESFMRMALNEAKVAYQEGEVPIGAVIVHRGRVIGKGHNLTQRLNDVTAHAEMQAFTAAANYLGGKYLDECTLYVTIEPCIMCAGAAYWTHIGKIVYGAKDEKRGYSHFHDKILHPKTVITHGVLQEECADLVKSFFRQKR; from the coding sequence ATGACATTTATAGATTTTGAAGGAACACAACTCATCGATAGTGACGAGTCGTTCATGCGTATGGCATTGAATGAAGCTAAGGTCGCTTACCAAGAGGGAGAGGTGCCTATTGGGGCAGTTATTGTTCATCGAGGACGTGTTATAGGGAAAGGTCATAATTTGACGCAGCGATTAAATGATGTGACAGCTCACGCTGAAATGCAGGCTTTTACAGCAGCAGCAAATTACCTTGGGGGCAAATACCTGGATGAATGTACATTATACGTTACCATTGAGCCTTGTATTATGTGTGCCGGAGCGGCCTATTGGACACATATTGGTAAAATAGTATATGGAGCCAAAGATGAAAAGCGTGGCTATTCCCATTTTCACGATAAAATATTACACCCCAAAACTGTCATTACACATGGCGTTTTGCAGGAAGAATGTGCTGATTTGGTAAAATCATTTTTTCGTCAAAAACGGTAG
- a CDS encoding tRNA-binding protein, whose protein sequence is MSDAISWSDFEKVDLRVGTILEAKDFPRAKKPAYQLKLDFGDEIGVLQSSAQITVHYNKEELIGKQVVAVVNFPKKQIANFFSECLVTGFPDENGDIILTSVDKKLPNGSKLS, encoded by the coding sequence ATGAGTGATGCCATTAGTTGGAGCGATTTTGAGAAAGTGGATTTACGGGTAGGAACTATTTTAGAAGCAAAAGACTTTCCAAGAGCTAAAAAGCCAGCATATCAATTGAAACTTGATTTCGGCGATGAAATTGGTGTATTACAGAGTAGTGCCCAGATTACAGTACACTACAACAAAGAGGAGTTGATTGGGAAGCAAGTTGTCGCAGTTGTGAACTTTCCCAAAAAGCAGATCGCTAATTTCTTTTCTGAGTGTCTAGTGACCGGATTTCCGGACGAAAATGGAGATATTATTTTGACATCTGTCGACAAAAAATTACCAAATGGATCTAAACTTAGTTAA